The following coding sequences lie in one Homalodisca vitripennis isolate AUS2020 chromosome X, UT_GWSS_2.1, whole genome shotgun sequence genomic window:
- the LOC124369613 gene encoding uncharacterized protein LOC124369613, translating to MDVSKLISLVQNYTELYNMRHPEYFNVNRRENCWEEIGAMLGQAGSDCKERWVKIRDCHRKALQRRRTKSGQAAKKIKPPIYEKELAFLVPYLVDDDQRTSNFAPSVNSTEDKAGGIDEDEEEVLNDTEDSYPASLSTSPLLAQMVWGQCEVRGMSSVVLVQI from the exons ATGGATGTCTCCAAGTTAATTTCTCTTGTTCAAAACTACACCGAGCTGTACAACATGCGTCATCCTGAATATTTTAACGTCAATAGAAGAGAGAACTGTTGGGAAGAAATCGGTGCAATGCTGGGACAAGCAG GTTCAGACTGCAAGGAACGTTGGGTAAAGATACGAGACTGCCATCGCAAAGCACTTCAACGGCGCAGGACAAAAAGTGGCCAGGCAGCCAAGAAAATAAAACCTCCCATATATGAAAAGGAGCTTGCATTTTTAGTGCCTTATCTTGTTGATGACGACCAGCGTACATCCAACTTCGCTCCCAGCGTAAATTCTACTGAAGACAAAGCTGGTGGCATTGATGAGGACGAAGAGGAAGTGTTAAACGACACAGAAGACAGTTATCCTGCGTCACTGTCTACATCCCCACTGCTT GCTCAGATGGTGTGGGGGCAATGCGAAGTCCGAGGCATGTCTAGTGTTGTGCTGGTGCAGATCTGA